DNA sequence from the Parambassis ranga chromosome 1, fParRan2.1, whole genome shotgun sequence genome:
tcatatCGATGTGTTTACAGAGAAATTGATctttaaattattataaaaaaaggacaaaattaGTGAATAATTAAGTAAAGTCTGCCTTTAGAGCATTACATTAGTCAATCTTTATTTTTGGCTGTTTGTGAAGCATTAAAAATACAGATATAGACTATTTTGTAAGTACAAGTGGAAATGATGATGTGTTACACTTAACAATGAATCAAACAGACTCTGAGAAACacttttatttaagttttacaaATCACATTTTGTAGCTGAGATGCAGCAGAAGCAGAATGCAGCCACTTCTTTTAGGGTTGATCtaaaattttatttaaaaaaaaaacatcttattaTGAGTGAAGACTGCAGTTTACACACAAGCTGCACTCTGTGTATGTGAATTTATACAAAAGTGTGAAGCTGCAGCTTCAGGTGCTGTTGACATGTGGCTTGTTGTCTggatgctgtgtgttgttttggctGCTGCTGTAGGCGTCACTCAGCTGCTGAAGGTCCCTCAGCAGGCCGGCAAACTGTTCCTCCTGAGAGCACGGCACGGAAAACAGACGGCGAGGTGTTAgaagtttagatttttttacagttttcttcTGGCAAAATGAATGATGTCTTAATAAGATAGAAATTTAAAAAAGCACAAGCATGAATCCTTGTTCTGTATCTTACCAGGACATTCATTCTCTCGgctgctgccatggcaacactcAACTTCCTCtcatcttcttctctttcttcctcaaTCACAcccaacctgcaacacacacacacacacacacggagaccaGAAAGAAGCTCAGCCCCGAGTAATTAAAcaaatcatcatcattgttTTATGTGTGCATCGCTGTTAGACTCCACACTCCTACCTAAAGGTGGCGCTGGCCAGCTGCTCCTCTCGCATCGCCAGCAAATTCCGGAGTTCGTTCACCTCAGTCTGCAGCATTGCATTCTGGTCCTGGGTCTGGTTGATAAAGTCCTCCAGACGCTTCGCCATGTCGAGCTCTCGCTCCGTCACCTGCTCAATCCCCAGGCGGAGCTCCGACAGCTCCTGCGTATGCTGCCATGAAAATAACAAGTGGATGTAAAACTACAGTGTAGAGCCAGAGTAACTGGACGTCACTTTTAGCAGGAAGCAGGTTTGACATACCCTGTCCAGTGGGCTGAACTCCTCCTGCTCAGTCTTAATCTCACTTGACTCTCTGCTCTGGTTGACTTTAATCCAGGGAACAGGTGCAGGTGGACGCTTGATGCTGGCActctgaaaaaaacaaggtgGAGGACTGTGGGCATGATTTAAGTTATGTAAAGTAACACGGGCGCACACAGTTCTTTGTACTCACGGTTTTTGGCGGTGAGATCAGTGGCTGGTTGGCACCACTcggttcttgttcttgttcttgttcgTGGTCAGATGTCGGCAAAGCTTCAGAGCTTGTCTGCCTCTTCATGGCATGCTTCGAGTGACCTGGACGCCTGTGAGGAGCACTCTGAGTTCTGGCAACTGGCTTCCTTTCTTTCATGCTCCGACTGCGGGTCCGGCCTTCCCTggttaataaaacaaaacatatgaATTTAGAGTGGAAGGACTGGtggatatatatctatatatatcatatataacCATCATACCCATCTCGAAGGCCTTTATTGtccacaggaagctgctggagTGAGGACTGGTGAGGACTGTACTTGCCCAGGTCTTTAGGAGGAACGTACACCGGCTTGGCTTGTCCTGTTTGGCTGCAGGACAGAGGCTGCTTCAGTCACATGTACACAACACTCCATCAGATTTGGTGATGCAGAATAAGTTCCTTAGACAAGATGGAGTACCTGCTAATAATGATCCGCGGTGCTTCTGGTCCCAGTGACTCTGTGATCTGGTTCAGTATTGAAGGCAGAGGATGCAGCTTGTCAATTGTGTCCTGAGGAAGACAGAGGACCTATGTTAGGGTTCATTGGTTCAACAAATGAACAGTGGTCCATGCTTTGGTTGGAGCTTTGGGGGCACACTTGAATTTCTGAGATGAGCTCTTTTTCTGTGGTCAGAAGAGGTGCACTTATTTTTCCATCTACACCTGTCAGACAGTATTCAGCTGTTATGGATTCATCCTCACCAAGAACAGGATGTAGACCTTCAAACTGGGGCCATACACACCTACACTGATGCTTGTAGGATGGTCAAATAGCATTGGAAATCCCTTTTGTGCTGCACTTTTCCAACTGGACTCTTGCTTTCCAACCTACCTGATCCTTCTGATAGATTATATCCACCAGCAGACCGTGAAGCACGGCCAATCGCAGAGGCAAATCCACATAGCCATCAAAGGAAGTCATTGTAATCTCAGTGTCTGGATTGGACACAGTTTGCAGGAAGCCCCTCATTCCATCCCAGTGCTGCTCCAGTAATTCATTCATGAAGAGCATgtactcctccttctctccaaaCCTGAATtagaacaaaacatgtcatcaaAACATGAAGCCCTTTCCAACAAATAATCAATAAGTATCTTTCCTAAGAAGCAACTCACAGGGTGAAGTTGGCCAGATTCTGGATGACTTTGGCTGTTAAGGTAAGCGTACGCAGGGTGTTTGGCTCAGGGTAAGGTTGTGTTAAACCGAAAAGAGAAGGACTCAGGATGGCTGGACACAAGAAACGAAGGAAGAGGGAAGCAGAGATGAGACGCTGGCCGATCTCTGCTCTGCCCTGGTCTTCACACAGTTCCACCCAGCTGGAGAAGATCTTGTTTAACTCTTCAGGAAAGGGtcttaaagcaaaaaaaacatgtcaagcATCGGCTCTGTGAATTTAATCAAGCATTACTGACCACTGAATATTACTGTTCTCTCACCCATGCATGTCGATGATCTTCTGCACCACCTCTTCACAGGTTTCCCGTAACTGCTTCTGGTTGTTTGACAGTTCAGATGGAGGACATTTACGAGGGTCGACTTCACAGTTCTCCACAGAGGAATAAAGACGGTTAATGAAGTCGCCTGCATCAAAGAACAGTACAGTGAAGCACCACTTATTACAGGAAGTCACCTTTACCACCGAACCATCTTACCTAGGGTGTCAATGAGGTACTTCTGGCCGACTAGCTTCATGTACTCATCTATGGCTTTAGTGG
Encoded proteins:
- the rasal3 gene encoding ras GTPase-activating protein nGAP isoform X2, which gives rise to MMGFRRWIVCGGALECSPDHAGLAGGPRPKNQDGGVRALIKRRLENKAKRNSSTQPTPMGLNKGSRHYGSRESVSIPVSTVGSLDLSADTSTVIRPVHSSILGEKYCFEVINSENTHCFGCSSAAERDRWIEDLRRAAQPNKDNIERTENSLSLWVNEAKDLPPKRRYYCELHLDGTLFARTSSRPVGKPSNRSSLAGDSSSMSSGGQGASGGAAGGCQLFWGEFFELDNLPCVSQISLHLFREEDPKKKRHSREESSLHPLGSVNIPLADIRGRTYQEKWYPIAPYKPSGTAGNKELLGAQASLRIKARFQNLQVLPMEKYKEFAEYVTVNYVEMCRNLEPLLNVKEKEELAGALVHVLQSIGKAKEFLIDLGSAEVERLGEKEALIFRENTLATKAIDEYMKLVGQKYLIDTLGDFINRLYSSVENCEVDPRKCPPSELSNNQKQLRETCEEVVQKIIDMHGPFPEELNKIFSSWVELCEDQGRAEIGQRLISASLFLRFLCPAILSPSLFGLTQPYPEPNTLRTLTLTAKVIQNLANFTLFGEKEEYMLFMNELLEQHWDGMRGFLQTVSNPDTEITMTSFDGYVDLPLRLAVLHGLLVDIIYQKDQDTIDKLHPLPSILNQITESLGPEAPRIIISSQTGQAKPVYVPPKDLGKYSPHQSSLQQLPVDNKGLRDGEGRTRSRSMKERKPVARTQSAPHRRPGHSKHAMKRQTSSEALPTSDHEQEQEQEPSGANQPLISPPKTSASIKRPPAPVPWIKVNQSRESSEIKTEQEEFSPLDRHTQELSELRLGIEQVTERELDMAKRLEDFINQTQDQNAMLQTEVNELRNLLAMREEQLASATFRLGVIEEEREEDERKLSVAMAAAERMNVLEEQFAGLLRDLQQLSDAYSSSQNNTQHPDNKPHVNST